One Salvia splendens isolate huo1 chromosome 22, SspV2, whole genome shotgun sequence DNA segment encodes these proteins:
- the LOC121786254 gene encoding cytochrome b5-like, whose product MEEKVLSFEEVSKHNTTGDCWVVIHGKVYDVTRFLDEHPGGDEVLLNASSGMDATVEFEDVSHTDYARELMKDFLIGKIDENTLPNMQKKFTRHDASLSNDSSSHLLLYTAPLFVLAFAFLLRYYNYNNNNNY is encoded by the exons ATGGAGGAAAAGGTGTTGAGCTTTGAGGAGGTGTCCAAGCACAATACTACAGGGGATTGTTGGGTTGTCATCCATGGCAAG GTCTATGACGTGACCCGATTTCTTGACGAACATCCCGGGGGCGATGAAGTCTTGTTAAATGCATCATCAG GGATGGATGCAACCGTTGAATTTGAGGACGTTTCGCACACCGATTATGCACGAGAATTGATGAAGGATTTCTTGATTGGGAAAATAGATGAAAACACTCTTCCTAATATGCAGAAGAAATTCACTAGACATGATGCTTCTTTGAGCAACGATTCATCATCCCACCTCTTGCTCTATACCGCGCCCCTATTCGTACTCGCATTTGCATTTCTTCTTCGTTACTACAactacaacaacaacaacaactacTAG